Proteins encoded together in one Impatiens glandulifera chromosome 1, dImpGla2.1, whole genome shotgun sequence window:
- the LOC124922308 gene encoding zingipain-2-like: MTTPATTTILLLFLALFSASLSLMMADMSIIEYDNNHQSKSRTDEEMMNIYKKWMVENGKVYNGIDEFEKRFEIFKDNLVFIDAHNSENRTYKVGLNVFSDLTDEEYRSYYLGMKYDADLQSVQSELDNQRYAVSSGEILPESVDWRTKGAVSPIKNQGKCGSCWAFSAIAAVESINKIVTGQLIDLSEQELIDCDRASLGCLAGYILTAFQFIVRNGGIDTEKDYPYREAKGTCNATKMKSKVVSIDGWERVPPYDENSLKKAVAQQPISVGIEAYGKEFKNYVSGIFTGYCRTSLDHALVVVGYGSEKGLDYWIVKNSWGTNWGEKGYMRIERNNVPSGKGKGKCGIAVQGFYPTKKGNAGVGDGVVSTA, encoded by the exons ATGactactccggccaccaccaccATCCTACTCCTCTTCCTAGCCCTCTTCTCCGCCTCCCTCAGCCTCATGATGGCGGACATGTCAATCATCGAGTATGATAACAATCACCAATCAAAATCCAGAACCGAcgaagaaatgatgaatatttaCAAAAAGTGGATGGTAGAGAATGGAAAAGTGTACAACGGAATAGATGAATTCGAAAAGCGTTTCGAAATTTTTAAGGATAATTTGGTCTTCATAGATGCTCATAACTCCGAGAACCGGACCTACAAGGTTGGATTGAACGTGTTTTCCGATCTGACCGATGAAGAGTACCGATCCTACTACCTCGGCATGAAATATGATGCCGATCTCCAATCTGTCCAGTCAGAGCTGGACAACCAAAGGTATGCTGTGTCATCAGGTGAAATTCTCCCGGAGTCGGTTGATTGGAGGACGAAAGGCGCCGTCTCACCGATTAAGAACCAGGGAAAATGCG gaaGTTGTTGGGCTTTCTCGGCGATTGCAGCGGTGGAAAGTATCAACAAGATAGTAACAGGACAACTGATTGATTTGTCGGAGCAAGAACTTATTGACTGCGATCGAGCTAGCCTAGGCTGCTTAGCCGGGTACATTCTTACTGCATTCCAATTCATTGTTCGCAATGGTGGTATAGACACGGAAAAGGATTATCCTTATCGAGAAGCCAAAGGCACCTGCAATGCCACTAAG ATGAAATCAAAGGTGGTGAGCATAGACGGTTGGGAAAGAGTACCACCCTACGACGAAAATAGTTTAAAGAAAGCTGTCGCACAGCAGCCCATCAGCGTTGGCATTGAAGCTTATGGCAAGGAATTCAAAAATTATGTCTCG GGTATTTTCACGGGATACTGCAGAACCTCCCTAGATCATGCACTGGTGGTGGTGGGATATGGCAGTGAAAAAGGACTTGATTATTGGATAGTGAAGAATTCATGGGGAACGAATTGGGGTGAAAAAGGATATATGAGGATCGAGCGGAACAATGTTCCTAGCGGTAAGGGAAAAGGGAAATGCGGCATAGCTGTACAAGGTTTTTATCCCACAAAAAAAGGAAATGCCGGAGTAGGAGACGGTGTCGTTAGTACAGCATGA